A genomic region of Planococcus kocurii contains the following coding sequences:
- a CDS encoding 3-hydroxyacyl-CoA dehydrogenase family protein, protein MEKISILGAGTMGHSIALSAAWAGETVTVYGIDEQDLSNADRGLHNKLKVMTDNKLVTVDQAEEIRQRIQLTTFFEKAILNSTFIIEVVPEVLELKKELYSRLETLISDDVIIASNTSGFKPSLLAEEMRLPARFVVTHFWNPGHLIPLVEVVKGEQTDEKTVERAMAVLKEMNKKAILLHKEIPGFIGNRLQYALFREAQALLDAGVASKEDIDAAVTYSIGRRLPVTGPLMTADMGGLDVFSAISNYLFEELATDQRSGETLSTLVVENKLGDKTGEGFYSWEPDVSAKLNKEREQTLIHFLKKDLKAGASE, encoded by the coding sequence ATGGAAAAAATTTCAATTCTCGGAGCAGGAACGATGGGACACTCAATTGCTTTATCGGCAGCATGGGCCGGCGAAACCGTAACGGTTTATGGCATCGATGAACAAGATCTTAGCAATGCGGATAGAGGATTACATAACAAACTCAAAGTCATGACAGACAATAAACTGGTTACTGTCGACCAAGCAGAAGAAATTAGACAACGAATTCAATTGACCACTTTTTTTGAAAAAGCTATTTTGAACTCGACGTTCATTATCGAAGTTGTACCCGAAGTATTGGAACTGAAAAAAGAACTTTATAGTCGATTGGAAACGTTGATCAGCGATGACGTGATCATTGCCAGCAACACCTCAGGATTTAAACCGAGTTTATTGGCTGAAGAGATGCGGCTACCCGCTCGCTTTGTCGTAACGCATTTTTGGAATCCAGGACATCTTATTCCTTTAGTAGAAGTAGTTAAGGGGGAGCAGACAGATGAAAAGACTGTTGAGCGAGCAATGGCTGTTTTAAAAGAAATGAACAAAAAAGCAATTTTGCTCCATAAGGAAATTCCAGGATTTATCGGCAATCGTCTGCAATATGCCTTGTTCCGTGAAGCGCAAGCTTTACTGGATGCTGGAGTTGCTTCAAAAGAAGATATTGATGCAGCTGTCACGTATAGCATTGGGCGTAGGTTGCCGGTAACCGGACCACTTATGACTGCGGATATGGGAGGGCTTGACGTCTTCTCGGCAATCTCTAACTATTTGTTTGAAGAGCTAGCGACAGATCAGCGATCAGGCGAAACGCTGTCCACACTTGTAGTTGAAAACAAGCTTGGGGATAAAACAGGAGAAGGGTTTTATTCGTGGGAGCCTGATGTTTCGGCAAAATTAAATAAAGAACGAGAACAGACCTTAATTCACTTTTTGAAAAAGGATTTAAAGGCAGGTGCCTCAGAATGA